A region from the Desulfomarina profundi genome encodes:
- a CDS encoding MipA/OmpV family protein, whose translation MKNNPKTTSDTLQSSRAYLLFLIVLFIPFSACAEEIKEPQTTGVLRSYTILGLPLLSIDESLVMGLGVGFSTNPFKGVNDKTMPFPEITYQNGNFTLDFSGIGYTVYSSEGCEITLLGSWRSAPYDSTDSSYLKGMENRNFVIEGGASLTGETPIGSVGIVAMSDVTNNHNGQYVTVQYSLPFGSESWGIEPVIGVNWESKKIIGYYYGVRHSEVRDDRAFYDGKSTFTPFIGLNGGLKISDNIYLQGGVNYEFLGNGITESPLIDDKYVLSGSLSLSYSF comes from the coding sequence ATGAAAAACAATCCGAAAACCACTTCCGACACTTTACAATCCAGCAGAGCGTATCTGCTTTTCCTTATCGTATTATTCATTCCCTTTTCCGCCTGTGCCGAGGAAATCAAAGAGCCACAGACAACCGGTGTTCTCCGCTCTTACACCATACTCGGCCTTCCTCTCCTGTCTATTGATGAAAGTCTGGTCATGGGGTTGGGCGTCGGCTTTTCAACAAACCCTTTCAAAGGTGTTAATGACAAGACAATGCCTTTTCCGGAAATCACATACCAGAACGGTAATTTCACCTTGGACTTCAGCGGAATAGGATACACGGTTTATTCCAGTGAGGGGTGTGAAATCACTCTGCTTGGCTCGTGGCGCTCCGCCCCGTACGACAGCACTGACAGCTCCTATCTCAAGGGTATGGAGAATCGAAATTTCGTCATTGAAGGAGGAGCTTCACTCACCGGAGAGACACCAATCGGCAGCGTCGGAATCGTAGCAATGAGCGATGTGACAAACAATCACAATGGCCAATATGTAACCGTGCAGTATTCACTCCCCTTTGGCAGTGAATCATGGGGGATTGAACCTGTTATCGGTGTCAACTGGGAGTCAAAAAAAATAATCGGATACTATTATGGAGTACGACACTCGGAGGTAAGAGATGACCGCGCTTTTTATGATGGAAAATCCACCTTTACACCATTTATCGGACTGAATGGAGGATTGAAAATTTCTGATAATATTTACCTCCAGGGCGGTGTCAATTATGAATTCCTGGGCAATGGAATCACAGAAAGTCCCCTGATTGATGACAAATATGTCCTGTCTGGCTCCCTGAGCTTAAGCTATTCTTTTTAA
- a CDS encoding ATP-binding protein, whose translation MTRLFLQLFAPVFILTSIFLFNISYVLDPLFSSFLENQGREAFKPIVLMLDDFLENEGNHKGEDRKDKLRKLQEQFLFGLELLDICNVHLPLDAKQNLEKGQFVPDPAHEDILYHLSADAKNVWKLDLEQSSRETDIEYLRRVVAGPLAIITDNLLAKPEEEWQEVLKTVGRKYELPLSLVTLKKIDIKSEDLKRLKKQGTIIFYENYLDRIYTLIPESDYVLKIGPLKQPLVLKFADQVFLGALGFLMGFMVWLFLRPVWRDLRKLQHASQLVGEGQLQTRIKYSSHSTVKNILKAFNGMASHIQQLIASHKELTRAVSHELRTPVSRLRFSIEMLQKTDDASARKRYLESMNTDIDELDDMLGELLSYARMDVDRKAIEYAPVELRKWLKEQILRHKQNCGDKNVGMSLDAEVPSNPVNCMDPRLMARALGNLIQNGCRYARHTVHIHLGCNDGEFQLRVEDDGAGIAAESFDIIFDPFTRLDPSRDRGTGGYGLGLAIVKQIVEAHGGRVKVGRSRLGGRNF comes from the coding sequence ATGACCCGTTTATTTCTGCAGTTATTCGCACCTGTTTTTATTCTCACCTCTATTTTTCTTTTTAATATCAGCTATGTGCTTGATCCGCTGTTTTCATCTTTTCTTGAAAACCAAGGCAGGGAAGCATTCAAACCGATAGTTCTTATGCTTGATGACTTTCTGGAAAATGAGGGAAACCACAAAGGTGAGGACAGAAAAGATAAACTGAGAAAGTTGCAGGAGCAGTTTCTTTTTGGCTTGGAATTGCTGGATATTTGCAATGTTCATCTGCCGCTGGATGCAAAACAGAATCTTGAGAAGGGTCAATTTGTACCGGATCCGGCCCATGAAGATATTCTCTATCATTTATCGGCTGACGCCAAAAATGTCTGGAAATTGGACCTGGAACAGAGCAGCAGGGAAACAGACATTGAATATCTGAGGCGAGTTGTAGCCGGTCCCCTGGCAATAATAACTGACAATCTACTGGCAAAACCTGAGGAAGAATGGCAGGAGGTTCTTAAAACAGTTGGCAGGAAGTATGAGCTGCCACTTTCTCTGGTTACGCTGAAAAAGATTGATATCAAATCAGAGGACTTAAAAAGACTCAAAAAACAGGGCACTATCATTTTTTATGAAAACTACCTGGATCGAATTTATACTCTTATCCCGGAAAGTGATTATGTGCTCAAAATTGGCCCATTGAAACAGCCACTGGTTTTGAAATTTGCTGACCAGGTGTTTCTTGGTGCACTCGGTTTTCTCATGGGTTTTATGGTCTGGTTGTTTTTGAGACCTGTCTGGCGGGATTTAAGGAAGCTGCAACATGCATCCCAGCTTGTTGGTGAAGGTCAGTTGCAGACCCGAATTAAGTATTCCAGCCATTCCACGGTCAAAAACATCTTGAAAGCCTTTAACGGCATGGCATCTCATATTCAGCAATTGATTGCGTCCCATAAGGAACTGACCCGGGCTGTTTCCCATGAACTGCGGACTCCTGTTTCCCGACTGCGATTCAGCATTGAGATGCTTCAGAAAACTGATGACGCATCCGCGCGTAAACGGTATCTGGAATCAATGAACACAGACATTGACGAGCTTGATGACATGCTCGGAGAACTCCTCTCCTATGCCCGTATGGATGTTGACCGTAAAGCCATTGAATATGCACCTGTGGAACTCAGGAAATGGCTGAAAGAGCAGATTCTGCGCCATAAACAGAATTGCGGCGACAAAAACGTGGGAATGAGCCTGGATGCGGAAGTACCTTCTAATCCTGTAAACTGTATGGATCCCAGGCTTATGGCACGGGCTCTTGGCAACCTGATTCAGAACGGATGCCGTTATGCAAGGCATACTGTTCATATTCACCTGGGCTGCAATGATGGAGAATTTCAACTCCGCGTGGAGGACGATGGGGCAGGTATTGCTGCGGAATCATTTGACATCATTTTTGATCCCTTTACTCGCCTCGATCCCAGTCGGGACCGTGGTACAGGTGGCTATGGTCTTGGCCTGGCAATCGTAAAACAGATTGTTGAGGCCCACGGGGGAAGGGTGAAAGTTGGCCGCTCCAGGCTCGGAGGGCGGAATTTCTGA
- a CDS encoding CDP-alcohol phosphatidyltransferase family protein, with amino-acid sequence MGDEVLVACIVLSTASVVCKFIPNWLYADILSTLNFFCGITSLVFTHNNHFAWAICVIIIGQLFDLFDGRMAEKHGGTKYGPYMDDVADLVSFGLAPAYVIWQSGGSLAGFFASAFIIGVAFRLIRFVVVDKKRDDLPDGVFNGLPSPAGALIVLGAALVAPPVGLWIISALSIGLMVSHICFAHFGRIILKQIPKPLFFMASAAIIVSIVFILKTKSVQTFGFLILVSVLAYIIAGRKCRNPELTSQ; translated from the coding sequence GTGGGGGATGAGGTGTTGGTGGCCTGTATTGTTCTTTCCACGGCCTCGGTTGTCTGTAAATTCATTCCCAACTGGCTGTATGCCGATATTCTTTCAACGCTTAATTTCTTCTGCGGCATCACGAGCCTTGTGTTCACCCACAACAACCACTTTGCCTGGGCGATCTGTGTTATCATAATCGGGCAGTTGTTTGATCTGTTTGACGGTAGAATGGCGGAAAAGCATGGGGGCACAAAATACGGACCATATATGGATGATGTTGCCGATCTGGTCAGTTTCGGGCTTGCTCCGGCTTATGTCATCTGGCAATCCGGTGGGAGTCTTGCTGGTTTTTTTGCAAGTGCGTTTATTATCGGTGTCGCTTTCCGGTTGATTCGTTTTGTTGTGGTGGACAAGAAGCGGGATGATTTGCCCGATGGTGTTTTCAATGGTCTTCCAAGTCCTGCAGGAGCCTTGATTGTACTCGGTGCGGCACTGGTTGCTCCACCTGTCGGCTTATGGATAATTTCAGCCCTTTCTATTGGCCTTATGGTCAGCCATATCTGTTTTGCTCATTTCGGGCGAATAATCCTGAAGCAGATACCCAAGCCGCTGTTTTTCATGGCCAGCGCGGCCATCATTGTGAGCATAGTATTCATCCTCAAGACAAAGAGTGTGCAGACATTCGGTTTTCTGATTCTTGTTTCTGTGCTCGCCTATATTATAGCCGGCAGAAAATGCAGAAATCCTGAGCTGACATCACAATAA
- a CDS encoding PDC sensor domain-containing protein: MKQMTVALFATIVLLFATGSWAVNKAEISENVNSVAAAINNGKAAGTFKSDTFTPYVFILEKEGKLLVHPSLAGESLKVKAPPVYAALAKATPEGVWVQYKWKGKTKNTYAKMTKNNLIIGSGY, translated from the coding sequence ATGAAACAAATGACTGTAGCTCTTTTCGCCACAATTGTACTGCTTTTCGCAACCGGGTCATGGGCTGTCAACAAAGCAGAAATCAGCGAAAATGTGAACAGTGTGGCCGCCGCAATCAATAATGGTAAAGCAGCCGGAACTTTTAAATCTGATACCTTTACTCCTTATGTTTTTATTCTGGAAAAGGAAGGAAAACTCCTTGTACACCCGTCACTGGCAGGAGAAAGCCTGAAAGTGAAAGCCCCGCCAGTCTATGCCGCACTGGCAAAAGCGACTCCGGAAGGTGTCTGGGTTCAGTATAAATGGAAAGGCAAAACAAAAAATACTTACGCCAAAATGACGAAAAACAATCTCATCATCGGCAGTGGTTATTGA
- a CDS encoding serine hydrolase domain-containing protein, producing MKENDIVGLSIAVVDGQKTVWADGFGWADRKNKIRAAPETVYRVGSITKLFTATAAMQLAEQGKLDIDQPLKKVLPQFSMKSRFKKAGNITPRNIMTHHSGLPTDYNRGMWAKEPEDFTRLVDLLRDEYTAYPPDTIFCYSNIGMTLLGHSIQKVSGQPYSEFIDRKLLTPLKMYNSYIFKTLPDTPQSSKGYSHDEESTIIPLRDLPAGGLNSTVLDLANFTKMVFAGGRFGRQQIIRKETLDKMLHFQDGNAPFDLGRQMGLGWFLEQQSNEKPNLKAMHGGDTFLFHSMLITLPRYELAVIVLANSESSANSVHDIAEDALEMALETKTGIKRKAAVKLSDTELPTRPEDLISFPGYYSTGDTIVQITRDDDQLKLISDDDTLNLVLREDGRYHLQYKLLGLFSIDVDGLDELAITHTRIKDREVLLARFHGQNMFFGEKIVPGPIPASWKSRTGVYKMVHPTSGLMFNDLQLKLEHGFLVLQYTIKLPYREEAEESGQITLETAGDQLAVIHGLGPGTGDVVRAVYRNGEELLSWSGFLFHRVQ from the coding sequence ATGAAAGAAAACGACATTGTCGGACTGTCCATCGCGGTGGTTGATGGACAGAAGACCGTGTGGGCAGATGGTTTTGGCTGGGCAGACAGGAAAAACAAGATCCGGGCTGCTCCTGAAACTGTATACCGCGTAGGTTCTATTACCAAGTTGTTCACCGCAACGGCGGCAATGCAGCTCGCCGAACAGGGCAAGCTGGACATCGATCAACCACTGAAAAAGGTGCTGCCGCAGTTCAGTATGAAAAGTCGTTTTAAAAAAGCAGGCAACATAACGCCTCGCAATATCATGACCCATCATTCCGGGCTACCGACGGACTACAACCGTGGCATGTGGGCGAAAGAGCCGGAAGACTTTACCCGGCTGGTTGATTTACTCAGAGATGAATACACCGCCTATCCGCCTGATACGATATTCTGTTACTCCAATATCGGTATGACCCTGCTGGGCCACTCGATTCAGAAAGTAAGTGGTCAACCCTACAGCGAATTCATTGACCGGAAACTGCTCACTCCCCTGAAAATGTATAATTCTTATATTTTCAAAACATTACCGGATACTCCGCAATCATCAAAAGGGTATTCACATGATGAAGAATCCACAATAATACCGCTGCGGGATCTTCCAGCCGGCGGGCTTAACAGTACGGTCCTTGACCTTGCCAATTTTACCAAAATGGTGTTTGCCGGCGGCAGGTTCGGCAGACAACAGATTATTCGGAAAGAGACTCTGGACAAGATGCTGCATTTTCAGGATGGTAACGCACCCTTCGACCTGGGACGCCAGATGGGACTGGGCTGGTTTCTTGAACAGCAGAGTAATGAGAAACCGAACCTCAAGGCAATGCACGGAGGAGATACCTTCTTATTCCACTCCATGTTAATCACCCTTCCACGATACGAGCTGGCGGTCATTGTCCTGGCAAACTCAGAATCGTCAGCGAACAGTGTTCATGACATCGCTGAAGATGCTCTTGAAATGGCGCTGGAAACAAAGACGGGAATCAAAAGAAAAGCAGCCGTAAAACTTTCTGATACTGAATTACCGACACGCCCTGAAGATTTAATCTCTTTTCCGGGATATTATTCAACCGGGGACACTATTGTGCAGATTACCCGTGATGACGATCAGCTCAAACTCATAAGTGACGACGACACATTGAATCTGGTTTTGCGCGAGGATGGGCGATATCATCTGCAATATAAACTGCTTGGGCTGTTTTCCATAGACGTGGATGGATTGGATGAACTCGCCATAACCCATACCAGAATAAAGGACCGGGAAGTACTGCTGGCCAGGTTCCATGGACAGAATATGTTTTTTGGTGAAAAAATCGTCCCCGGTCCCATTCCCGCATCCTGGAAATCGAGAACAGGAGTCTATAAAATGGTTCACCCGACATCAGGACTGATGTTTAACGACCTGCAATTAAAGCTTGAACATGGCTTTCTGGTACTCCAGTATACCATCAAACTCCCCTACCGGGAAGAAGCGGAGGAAAGCGGACAGATTACCCTTGAGACAGCAGGTGACCAGTTGGCCGTAATTCATGGTCTCGGACCCGGAACAGGTGATGTTGTCCGTGCAGTATACCGAAACGGCGAGGAGCTGTTATCCTGGTCCGGTTTCCTTTTCCACAGGGTTCAGTGA
- a CDS encoding response regulator: MKELHTPGNRSDKPTLLLVEDDVRLAQLVKEYMEQHSFTVTIEGRGDIAVPRICEEQPDLVILDLMLPGLDGMDVCRQVRPQYKNPILMLTARDEDIDQVLGLELGADDYVIKPVKPRVLLARIQNLLRRFRQKSEARESFDIGELHISTKTRDAFLGGKPLSLSSQEFEMLYLLASNAGTILSRDDILSTLSGIEYDGLDRSVDIRIARLRKLLKDDPANPRYIKTVRSVGYLFLP, encoded by the coding sequence ATGAAGGAATTGCATACACCTGGCAACAGGAGTGACAAACCAACTCTTTTACTTGTGGAAGATGATGTCCGTCTGGCTCAGCTTGTCAAAGAGTATATGGAGCAGCACTCATTCACTGTTACTATTGAAGGACGTGGTGATATAGCGGTTCCACGAATCTGTGAGGAACAGCCGGACCTGGTGATATTGGATCTTATGCTGCCGGGGCTTGACGGTATGGATGTCTGTCGGCAGGTTCGTCCGCAATACAAAAATCCAATCCTGATGCTCACCGCCAGGGACGAGGATATTGACCAGGTCCTTGGCCTGGAACTGGGGGCAGACGATTATGTGATAAAACCCGTCAAACCCAGGGTATTGCTGGCCCGCATCCAGAATCTGCTGCGGCGATTCAGGCAGAAATCGGAAGCCAGGGAATCTTTTGACATCGGTGAACTGCATATATCCACAAAAACGCGGGATGCATTTCTCGGTGGAAAGCCATTGTCGCTCAGCAGTCAGGAGTTTGAAATGCTCTATCTTCTTGCGAGCAATGCGGGAACAATTTTGAGCCGTGATGATATTCTGTCAACTTTATCCGGAATAGAATATGACGGTCTTGACCGTTCCGTGGATATCCGTATAGCCCGCCTGCGAAAACTGCTGAAGGATGATCCGGCCAATCCTCGTTACATCAAGACAGTTCGTTCTGTAGGATACCTGTTTCTGCCATGA
- a CDS encoding glycine zipper domain-containing protein produces the protein MKKLVLILLPLLVVGLSSCGDQFSQGQNGAVMGAATGAIIGQAIGRDKEATLIGAAIGTMLGYIVGNEMDKYDRQELNQAYEFGKSGHTTTWKNPDNGNYYKVTPQPAYVPASTPNRLCREAEIVATIDGRTEKTYTTACRNAAGQWELQD, from the coding sequence ATGAAAAAATTAGTTCTTATCCTTCTTCCTTTACTTGTTGTTGGCCTCAGTTCCTGCGGTGACCAGTTTTCCCAAGGCCAAAATGGTGCCGTGATGGGAGCAGCCACTGGCGCTATCATTGGTCAGGCGATCGGTCGCGACAAAGAAGCAACTCTCATCGGTGCTGCTATTGGTACTATGCTTGGATATATTGTTGGCAACGAAATGGACAAGTACGACAGGCAGGAACTGAATCAGGCCTATGAATTTGGAAAATCCGGACATACGACCACCTGGAAAAACCCAGATAACGGCAATTATTACAAAGTAACCCCGCAGCCAGCATACGTGCCTGCCAGTACACCAAACAGACTTTGCAGAGAGGCTGAAATTGTTGCGACCATTGACGGCAGGACAGAAAAAACATACACCACAGCCTGCAGAAATGCTGCAGGTCAGTGGGAACTGCAAGACTAA